The following coding sequences are from one Heptranchias perlo isolate sHepPer1 chromosome 13, sHepPer1.hap1, whole genome shotgun sequence window:
- the LOC137331354 gene encoding transmembrane 4 L6 family member 20-like isoform X2, protein MSLRVPVVFYCCICKRSGMPCFTLFNGSCLLALTILAIILNMIPLIVDYHDGQLFQNSISCYEWWLPGVFGGGILVIPAVSMSLAARKGQKCNTRTGMLLSALLSLISVIGALYCALVSLHSLVKGPLVCDTASHSLENCNFSIEDIKCFSIGHERKIRRVLFCEPATGTDRDLLVFSAQSIVYPVRKTREKYKMIYKNK, encoded by the exons ATGAGTCTCAGAGTTCCAGTTGTCTTTTACTGCTGTATTTGCAAGAGATCGGGAATGCCTTGCTTCACGTTGTTTAATGGCTCTTGTCTCCTGGCTTTGACCATTTTGGCTATTATCCTGAATATGATACCTCTAATTGTGGACTACCACGATGGTCAGTTGTTTCAGAATTCCATATCATGTTATGAATGGTGGCTACCTGGCGTTTTTGGAGGTGGGATCTTG GTTATTCCAGCTGTATCCATGTCTTTGGCAGCACGGAAGGGACAAAAATGCAATACCAGAACAGGG ATGCTGCTGTCTGCACTTCTCAGTTTGATCAGTGTCATTGGAGCCCTGTACTGTGCATTGGTCTCACTTCATTCCCTTGTCAAGGGGCCACTGGTCTGCGATACAGCAAGTCACAGTCTGGAAAACTGCAACTTCTCAATAGAAGACATAAA ATGCTTCTCTATAGGAcatgaaagaaaaatcagaagaGTGCTATTCTGTGAACCAGCTACTGGCACTGACAGAGACCTGCTCGTATTCTCAGCCCAGTCTATTGTGTACCCTGTGAGGAAAACTAGAGAAAAATATAAAATGATATACAAGAACAAATAG
- the LOC137331354 gene encoding transmembrane 4 L6 family member 20-like isoform X1: MPCFTLFNGSCLLALTILAIILNMIPLIVDYHDGQLFQNSISCYEWWLPGVFGGGILVIPAVSMSLAARKGQKCNTRTGMLLSALLSLISVIGALYCALVSLHSLVKGPLVCDTASHSLENCNFSIEDIKSLSNLKFDLKWFVEDKCGINQTDFQTVPTDLPGTNFSNVPISKLTVSSMAAASTAPTLEMDAELQKTIHMITFTGLFLVGILEVVVSVMQIVVGVCGCICGTSKTRRSGPV, encoded by the exons ATGCCTTGCTTCACGTTGTTTAATGGCTCTTGTCTCCTGGCTTTGACCATTTTGGCTATTATCCTGAATATGATACCTCTAATTGTGGACTACCACGATGGTCAGTTGTTTCAGAATTCCATATCATGTTATGAATGGTGGCTACCTGGCGTTTTTGGAGGTGGGATCTTG GTTATTCCAGCTGTATCCATGTCTTTGGCAGCACGGAAGGGACAAAAATGCAATACCAGAACAGGG ATGCTGCTGTCTGCACTTCTCAGTTTGATCAGTGTCATTGGAGCCCTGTACTGTGCATTGGTCTCACTTCATTCCCTTGTCAAGGGGCCACTGGTCTGCGATACAGCAAGTCACAGTCTGGAAAACTGCAACTTCTCAATAGAAGACATAAA GTCTCTTTCAAATCTCAAGTTTGATTTGAAGTGGTTTGTGGAAGACAAATGTGGAATTAATCAAACTGACTTTCAAACTGTACCAACTGATCTACCAGGTACCAATTTTTCCAATGTTCCTATCAGTAAATTAACCGTCTCCAGCATGGCAGCCGCATCAACTGCTCCCACCTTAGAGATGGATGCTGAGTTGCAAAAGACGATTCACATGATCACTTTCACCGGCCTCTTTTTGGTTGGGATACTAGAGGTGGTGGTCAGTGTGATGCAAATAGTCGTTGGAGTATGCGGCTGTATCTGCGGAACATCCAAGACAAGGCGCAGTGGACCCGTGTAA